From Psychroflexus torquis ATCC 700755, the proteins below share one genomic window:
- a CDS encoding NAD(P)H-dependent oxidoreductase: MDLLEAIEKIKKADHSVWVFPMWWYGYPALMKGFIDRTFLPEITFQPIQGKALPKKLLKGKTARFIITADTPKWYNFLFMKSPAINQFKKGTLEFCGSIPN; encoded by the coding sequence CTGGATTTACTTGAGGCTATAGAAAAAATTAAAAAAGCAGACCATAGTGTTTGGGTGTTTCCGATGTGGTGGTATGGATATCCCGCATTGATGAAAGGATTTATCGACCGTACATTTTTACCAGAAATCACCTTTCAACCTATCCAAGGAAAAGCACTGCCAAAAAAATTATTGAAAGGAAAAACAGCAAGATTCATTATAACAGCTGACACCCCTAAATGGTATAATTTCCTATTTATGAAAAGCCCTGCTATCAATCAATTCAAAAAAGGGACTCTAGAGTTTTGTGGGAGTATACCAAATTAG
- a CDS encoding GNAT family N-acetyltransferase, with the protein MEKIKLDTTIYGFDNDYKHNKDIRASFNILTEITFGFSMEEWYLNGYWSDKYIPYSLLHEDKIISNVSVNIIEFIIEEEKKIGVQIGTVMTKKEYQNRGLNRFLLEKVVDEWKEKSDFIYLFANESVLEFYPKFNFEIVNEYQYSISVNDNGSSSSIKRLNIEDAIEKEFLEETLKMSVPISKVSMHDNASLIMFYCLSIKKNSIYYIDELKAIVIANFEGDTLYLNDAFCVEYLNLGDVIQAMSGKDVKKVVLGFTPLNETSYDRSLLKADDTLFMLKDKVGYFKDKHSMFPVLSHA; encoded by the coding sequence GTGGAAAAAATAAAACTAGATACCACCATTTATGGTTTTGATAATGACTACAAGCATAACAAAGACATTAGAGCAAGTTTCAATATACTGACAGAGATTACATTTGGTTTCAGTATGGAAGAATGGTATTTAAATGGATATTGGAGTGATAAATATATTCCTTATTCATTGTTGCATGAAGATAAGATTATATCTAATGTGTCCGTTAACATAATTGAGTTTATTATTGAAGAAGAGAAGAAGATAGGTGTTCAAATTGGAACTGTAATGACTAAAAAAGAATACCAAAATCGAGGACTTAATAGATTTCTTTTGGAAAAAGTAGTAGATGAATGGAAAGAAAAGTCAGACTTTATATATCTTTTTGCAAATGAAAGTGTTCTTGAATTTTATCCTAAATTTAATTTTGAGATAGTAAATGAATATCAATATTCAATATCAGTTAACGATAATGGAAGTAGTTCATCAATAAAAAGGCTTAATATAGAAGATGCCATAGAGAAAGAGTTTCTAGAAGAAACTTTAAAAATGTCAGTCCCGATTTCAAAGGTATCTATGCATGACAATGCCTCTTTAATAATGTTTTATTGTTTATCTATTAAGAAAAACAGCATTTACTATATTGATGAACTTAAAGCAATCGTTATTGCTAACTTTGAAGGTGATACGCTTTATCTAAATGATGCATTTTGTGTAGAATATTTGAATTTAGGTGATGTCATTCAAGCCATGTCTGGTAAAGATGTAAAAAAAGTAGTTTTAGGATTTACTCCTTTAAACGAAACGAGTTATGATAGAAGTTTATTAAAAGCAGATGATACACTGTTTATGTTAAAGGACAAGGTTGGTTATTTCAAAGACAAACATTCGATGTTTCCGGTTTTATCCCATGCTTGA
- a CDS encoding serine hydrolase domain-containing protein, whose amino-acid sequence MIKIKTALVLLIFGVNLQVCISQDINFSTLDNYFIENVDNGKIAGAITLIAKSDEILHLKSYGYSDIENAVSINTETLIPIASMTKIMTTIAILQLYEKGEFLLDDPIENYIPEFKKVRVLTKPDSSSSEALTIKPTIRDFLRHTSGIVYSDGESYTDKLYLKAGFRQWNKPLEDFISAITEIPLAFQPNKKWNYGYSHDVLGFLVEKVTGTPLNQYFKSTIFNPLNMKNTDFYVPKNKSNKLSNLYRYEKGKLIVEDHRDSSIYNTLPSAISGGGGWWSPYGGVVTSIDDFYILAKMLLNFGSYNNTAILKPETVRLMIANQIGGLDAYGNKYGLGVGVEITDNGDTKEIFWAGGPYNSYFWIDYEKEIIGIMYTNTAPLGHLGMMNTYKELAEDALNN is encoded by the coding sequence ATGATAAAAATTAAAACAGCACTAGTTTTACTGATATTTGGAGTAAACCTTCAAGTTTGTATCTCTCAAGATATTAATTTTTCAACACTTGATAATTATTTTATTGAGAATGTTGATAACGGAAAAATAGCGGGTGCAATCACCTTAATTGCAAAGAGTGACGAAATTCTACATTTAAAATCTTACGGATACAGTGATATTGAAAACGCTGTTTCAATAAACACTGAAACACTAATTCCGATTGCCTCCATGACAAAGATTATGACTACAATCGCTATCCTACAACTTTATGAGAAAGGTGAGTTTTTGTTGGATGATCCAATTGAGAACTATATTCCGGAATTCAAGAAAGTAAGAGTCCTGACCAAGCCTGACTCTTCCTCTTCCGAAGCGTTGACCATAAAACCGACAATTCGGGACTTCTTACGTCATACTTCTGGGATAGTTTATAGTGATGGAGAGAGCTACACCGACAAACTATATCTAAAGGCTGGTTTTAGACAATGGAATAAACCTCTTGAAGACTTTATATCCGCAATAACCGAAATTCCTCTTGCGTTCCAACCAAATAAAAAATGGAATTATGGGTACTCCCATGATGTTTTGGGCTTTTTAGTTGAAAAAGTGACTGGAACACCTTTGAACCAGTATTTCAAAAGCACTATTTTCAACCCCTTAAACATGAAAAACACAGATTTTTATGTCCCCAAAAACAAATCGAATAAGCTTTCAAACTTATACAGATACGAAAAAGGTAAATTAATTGTTGAAGACCATCGAGATTCTTCAATTTATAATACACTTCCAAGCGCAATATCGGGAGGTGGCGGATGGTGGAGTCCTTATGGAGGGGTGGTTACATCAATCGATGATTTTTATATCTTGGCAAAGATGTTACTTAACTTCGGGAGTTATAATAACACTGCGATTCTTAAGCCCGAAACGGTAAGATTAATGATTGCAAATCAAATTGGAGGTTTGGACGCTTATGGAAATAAATACGGATTGGGGGTTGGTGTTGAAATAACGGACAACGGCGATACAAAAGAGATATTTTGGGCGGGTGGTCCATATAATTCTTACTTTTGGATTGATTATGAAAAAGAAATAATTGGAATCATGTATACAAACACAGCTCCACTCGGACATTTAGGAATGATGAATACCTATAAAGAATTAGCAGAAGATGCATTAAATAACTAA
- a CDS encoding LytR/AlgR family response regulator transcription factor has protein sequence MKIKAYIKQAYPFYYEDYKKVFILLFGVAIISFLFSYLFEPFDVNQAEQKISSLWIVIVHAFMPIPIAIAYLIILNKTVKDTSQWTIGKEFLQLALLLFLIGLSSFFLRDFIYTNPDNWSFRYLWEEIRNTFLVGSLILMIILPLNLERLLNSNFNFLKQIGTPSSIIMSSNSVHIVTPIPGEQFEINMETFLFAKVESNYIEIVYSSVTGFGKLLKRMTLKEFEEQLNPFPYVFKVHRSYLVNLQTIKSISGNAQGYVLRLKNFSEATIPVSRSKIQEFNRVFTNCNKK, from the coding sequence ATGAAAATTAAGGCATATATAAAGCAGGCTTATCCGTTTTATTATGAAGACTATAAAAAAGTTTTTATACTTCTTTTTGGTGTGGCCATTATAAGCTTTCTGTTTAGCTATTTGTTTGAGCCATTTGATGTTAACCAGGCTGAGCAGAAAATAAGCAGTTTATGGATTGTAATAGTGCATGCGTTTATGCCGATACCCATTGCTATAGCTTATCTCATTATACTAAATAAAACAGTAAAGGATACAAGTCAGTGGACGATAGGCAAGGAATTTTTACAGCTAGCACTTCTGCTCTTTTTAATTGGTCTTTCCAGTTTTTTCCTTCGGGATTTTATTTATACGAATCCCGATAACTGGTCATTTCGGTATTTGTGGGAGGAAATTCGGAACACTTTTTTGGTAGGCAGCTTAATTTTAATGATCATTTTACCTCTAAACCTTGAACGATTATTGAATAGTAACTTTAACTTTTTAAAACAAATAGGGACTCCATCATCAATTATAATGAGCAGCAACTCTGTACACATAGTTACACCCATCCCTGGAGAGCAATTTGAAATAAACATGGAGACATTTCTTTTTGCAAAAGTAGAGAGTAACTATATCGAAATTGTTTACAGCAGTGTGACCGGATTTGGAAAATTGTTAAAGCGAATGACTTTAAAAGAATTTGAAGAACAGTTAAACCCCTTTCCTTATGTGTTTAAAGTGCATCGCTCTTACCTTGTAAATCTTCAGACTATTAAATCTATTTCAGGCAATGCTCAAGGTTATGTGCTTCGCTTAAAAAACTTTTCTGAAGCTACTATTCCAGTATCCCGATCTAAGATTCAAGAATTTAATCGTGTTTTTACTAATTGCAATAAAAAGTAG
- a CDS encoding acyltransferase family protein, with product MDTTTRRYDLDWLRVIAILAVYFHHLGMPFNGDDFHIMNSESSKLLDDIMVYFEQFRLPLLFLISGTGTVLAFSKRTWKQFSKERTGRLLIPLIFGILFIVPPQTYFQYINEYSSYWQLYKSGRFETNHLWFIENLFIISLLVIPLIIFLKSQKSQGFKTWFERISSHKMGLLLGGLPLIILTIILKRYYPTDSSSLTNLSETFFYTYFFITGILFASSQLFWENLKKYRRFHLIVFTISTVLFYGYYFVPNGSIEPYLSTSVRWDIWYGLCCLLGWCFVLTLLGYVQVYLNKPSLWLKRMNEAIYPFYILHQTVLVIFGYYIIQLNVNIPLKMILLFISSFLVIVLLYRLFIYPFKVTRVLFGMKKKNEKRKNITAIRTKKLV from the coding sequence ATGGATACTACAACAAGAAGATACGATTTAGATTGGTTACGTGTTATTGCCATTTTAGCTGTTTATTTCCATCACCTAGGTATGCCTTTTAATGGCGACGATTTTCACATTATGAATTCAGAATCTAGTAAGTTATTGGACGACATTATGGTCTATTTTGAACAATTTAGACTGCCGTTACTCTTTTTAATATCTGGCACTGGAACCGTCCTTGCTTTTTCTAAAAGGACTTGGAAGCAATTTTCTAAAGAGCGCACAGGCAGACTTTTAATTCCACTCATTTTTGGTATACTATTTATTGTGCCACCACAAACTTATTTTCAATACATCAATGAATATAGCTCTTACTGGCAGCTATACAAGAGCGGAAGATTTGAAACAAACCACCTTTGGTTTATAGAAAATCTTTTTATTATTTCTTTACTTGTGATTCCACTAATTATTTTTCTTAAATCTCAAAAGTCTCAAGGTTTTAAGACTTGGTTTGAAAGAATATCTTCTCATAAAATGGGTCTATTGTTAGGGGGATTACCCTTAATAATTTTAACAATAATCCTTAAAAGGTATTACCCGACTGACTCATCTTCTCTAACCAATCTTTCGGAAACCTTCTTTTATACCTACTTCTTTATTACAGGAATTTTATTTGCGAGCTCACAACTGTTCTGGGAAAACCTAAAAAAATACAGACGCTTTCACCTTATTGTTTTTACAATTAGTACTGTATTGTTTTACGGTTATTATTTCGTGCCCAATGGTTCTATTGAACCCTATTTAAGCACTTCCGTTCGTTGGGATATTTGGTATGGCTTATGTTGTTTGTTGGGATGGTGCTTTGTTTTGACCTTGTTGGGATATGTACAAGTTTATCTCAACAAACCTAGTCTTTGGCTCAAAAGGATGAACGAGGCAATTTACCCATTTTATATATTACATCAGACAGTACTAGTAATTTTTGGATACTATATTATTCAGCTGAATGTAAATATCCCTCTTAAAATGATACTGCTTTTTATAAGCTCATTTTTGGTCATTGTACTCTTATATCGTTTATTCATTTATCCTTTTAAAGTTACTCGAGTGCTCTTTGGAATGAAAAAGAAGAATGAAAAACGCAAAAACATCACAGCTATTAGAACAAAGAAATTAGTCTAA